CTTGCTCAGTTTAACCTCAAATGTGGACACAATTCACCTCCTCCCTTCATCATGTCTCCACGTCCTTAGAGCAGTTTCGTTTTCTCAGTTGGATACCCTGTGTCTGTGTGAGTGGGGTGAAGGAAAGGGAGCCAGCGCTGAAGActgcggggaggggagggaggcggggggcgGACAGGGCAGCTtgtgaatttttgttttactgtttaactttattaaaaaagaaaaaaaattaagagaataaaatgttTTGACCCTTTCTGGCACTTTGCTCTGGCAGCTGCTTTTTGTCACTCCAGCCAGTGGGGCCAGACCTGGGTCCCCAGCACGGAGTGGATGCCCACGTGGACTTCAGGCTCAGTCAGCTGTCCCACGAGGGGTGTGGGTGCCCCCTCAAAAATCTGTTTAGCACGTGCATGCTAAGCAGGCCCTGGAGATGCTGTTGGGCCCAGCCTGATGCCAGTCATGGGGCAGTGAGTTCAGAACACATCTTATGGTAGGGGCCACTAGAAATCAGTAGAAGCTGCATGTGTCCAAAGTGGGTGCCAGGTGCCCGGCTGGGCTAACTCAGATTTATACATGTGTTCACAGTTCCCACTGCTTGAGGGAGATGGCAACAAAGACAAAATGCCGCCTCCCTCACCCTCAGACCCTTTCCAAGTGGGCCAGGCAGCTCCTGGGCCCAGTGGTATGGGTGCTGACATCAGCTCATTAGCTGGAATTCTTAGCAAACACCCCTAGCCTTCTCCACGTGTGTCACTTCCTGCATGGAAGGCAAGCAGGGACAGGAAGCAGTGGCATTTGTCATGCTGTTCAGGTCAAGCTTCGTGTTTGTGGTGAATCATCTCAGGACATCCAGGCAGACACTTGAGGCTTTGGCTGAAGCTCTGATTTTTGGTGCTCTGGTAAGTAGAGATGGCTGGGTAAAGACCTTGGCCCAAATAGCTAACTATCTTCCTTCTGAGCCTCGGCCCCTTTCTTTTCAGTCTTCTCCCTTCAGTGTGAAGACCCTGGTGAAGTGCTGACTGCATAAGGCCTGGGGAGTTCCCATGTAGCCAACCAGACCTCTGTTAGCCTGGAAGAGATTCTTGAATGTCAGCTCTTCCCTTGTGTTTGAAGTGGTACTGACCTGAAGGTGGCCCTCCCTGAAGAACTCCGGGTCTTGCTGAGGTCCTTCCGATTGGATTGGCTGGGCACACCTGGGGGCCTGTGCCAAGTGACTGGGGGCTGCTTTGTGCTACATGTCCCTCATATTCAGCCAACCCCTGCTGTCTGTGCGCCTCCAAGGCCAGTCTCTCTCCCTTCTGCCTCCTCATGAAAGCCGACACTGTTCAGCTGCCCAGCCTCGCCACAGCTGTGCCCAGCCCGCAGAGGGGAGACAGGACCGATGGCCCCAAGCTGGGGGACAAAGGCAGTCCTAACGCACCCTGCCCTTGCCCCAGGGAAGACTGAGCGGGCCACAGCGGGAGAGAGAGGCACGCAGCTAGGATTAACATGATTTATTTCATTATCAGTCTTACAAGTTGCTGAGGTGGGCAAAGCCAGGAGAGTAACTTCAGTCCAGGCATTTCTATCAAGTGACAGCCTGATTAGCAGGGCCGTTACTGAGCGGAGGGCAGTGGAGGGCACCCCAGGAACCCCAGCTCCTACAGCAGTGTTAAAACCCCTCCTTCAGAGGCACTGGATAGGGCGTGGCCCGTGACAGCCAGGGGCCACTCCACTGGCTTTTGGTGCCCACTGACCCCTTTCAGCAGAGACACAAAGGCCTCCAGAGGCACCAAGGAGGCAGGATGGGCTGGGCAGGTGGCAAGACTGGTACTTTCTCACCGAGGCTCTGTCTCTGGCCTCGATCTCCCCACCAACACAGCAGGGCCACACAGCTGGAAGGACGGCAGCCCATCCCTTTCCCTGGGTGAAACCTGTAGCCAGCCTGGGGTGTGGCTGCTGCCTACTCTGTTTTGTCCCCTAGTTGTCAAACTGTTACCTAGTTACAGTGTGAGGAGGGGACAGGCACTTAGGACCAAAGGTGTAAGGGAAACCCCTTCTCTGCCCTGGAAAACAGTACACTCTGATTAGGAAACAGGCTCAAAACCCAGGGGTCCTCCCATCTCAAATCCACCACAGTTTCTTGTGGCTGGTGACCACTCCATGAGTGTTGCAGTGCTGGGGTGTCCCCTCCCCACTAGCCAGCCTCGTGCAGGGCAGTGGGCCTGGGGGCCCAGTAACTGGAAGCAGAGCTTGGGGTCGTGGCTCCAGTCCAGGCCAAACTTGGCCCAGCCTGGTCAACTGTGGTCCAGGTTCCTAAATGATGCCTACCCACCCCCTTGTGTTGAAAGCTTGAGCGTTAGAGGGAAAGGGGGTgggcaggaaaagagagaagttattttacaagtttttaaaaattacaggaaAGTTAACtttgagtaaaaaataaaaaagaaagatcaagCAGAGGaatgctcccctcccctcccccttcccttgtAAAGAAGGGGCAGGTGGCCCAGGACGCTCAGATGATGGTACAGGACTGAAAGGAGCCACCCTTGCGGCCGCTGCGTATGGGCACAGCCTTGCCCTTCCCGTAGTATCCCGTAAAGATAGCCCTGACCTCCATCTTCTTGGCCAGGTTCAGCATCCAGCGCCCGCTGCCCAGGGAGTAGAGCTTGCCCCGGCTGAGCTCACCCACCTCCTCGCCGCGGCTGCCCCCCTTTTCCTGCCGCACAATCTCTAGCAGGTCAATGCCTGTCTGCACGGCCTCTACGTCACCCGCACAGCCCAAGGTGATGTGTGCGCGGCTGCCCCGTGGCAGGTTGTCAGAGGGGGACAGCTTGTCCACGTCGTTCGGCCACAAGGCCAGCTCCTGCTCGCTCAGCTCTACTCTGGCTCCCGTCGTCTTGGGTGTCACGAAGAGGGCCGAGATGGTCAGCGTGAAGGCCTTGCAGTAGGATTTCTTCACTACCTacagagggagagagggcagaggaCCGAGCTAGAGGTGGTGGCCGTGACAGAGGGACAGTGAGCGCCACAAGCAGCCTGGTGCTGGGTGGACGTCCTTCCACTGACACTGGCCGGGCTGCTTGAAAGAGCCAGAGGTGCCAGAGAGGCAGGAGAGCGCAGGGGTGAGCGACTCCAGGCTTCCTGAGCTCAGGCCTGGGCTCCCCACCCACGAGCTGCAAGGCTCATTCACCTGTAAGAGGGCTGATGAGGGTGAGGACTGAGGACCTAGCAGGGGCTGCTGTCATTACTACTCACCCCTTAAAAGCACGCTGGTATCCAGACAATGTCCTGGAGGGCGGGGCGAGGGCAGAAATAAAGGCCTTGGATCAAACTCTACTCCATACACTGTGGCTTACGGTATACCTGATTCTCAGAAAGCCCATCTCTCCCATTTTGACCATAAAAAACTTCCCTCTTTTGCTCATGACCCCTCACCCCAACAGTGTCTActgtgtgcgtgcacgtgtgctcagtcatgccctattttatgcgaccccatggactgtagcccgccaggctcctctgtccatgggattctccaggcaagaatactggagtgggttgccattcccttctctaggggatcttcccaacgcagggattgaacctgagtctcctgcactgcaggcagattctttaccactaagccacctgggaagccctgtctggCAGTTAATAGGTGCTTAGTAAATCTTGCTAAATGAATGTACAGTTAGAGGTGGGAGTGAAAGTGTGTGCTGCGTGTTCATTCATGCAACTGTGGGAGGTGCTAGGGATACAAGGTGAACCACACTGCTGCCCTCTGAAAGTTTCCATTTGTGTGGGAGGAAACCACCGAACAAGTAAGTATAATGGCTGTTAAACTAGGCAGAGAAGTGAGGGAGCTGGCAGAGGGTCAGGGACAGCCTTCCTGCAGAGGCAACCTGAAGGAGGCTGGGGTCAGCCAGGCACACCAGGGTGCCACGCCAGGTGGTTAAGGACCTGATAGGAGAGGCTGTGGGTAGGAGACGGGGGTAGCCTGCAGGCAGGGAAGGGGCTGATACCCCTAAGCCAATGAGCCTTTCTGTCCCTCGACACTCCCCATTCCGGGGCACGACCAGGCCTCAAACTCGGGACAGGGACTTCAGAGCACCAGCCTCCTGGGGGTAAGGGACTTCTAGCCTTTGGAAATGAACACAGGCTTAGAAGCCAGCATTCCCTGAGCATCTGCAGAAGGGGCAGGCCCCAGGGTCACAGCACAAGCTGGTGGCACTGCCTAGCGGGGCGACTGAGCTCAGTACCACTAACGCTGCAGAGGCACAAGCTGGGACAGACTCCACTTTTCCTGAGAGGCTGTCTGGTTCTCCAGAGGGCCCTGCCCTCTCCCCGCTTCCGCCAGGTTCCTGGGGAGCACTCACATCTTGCTGGGCATACTCCTCTGCCCCAGCGGCCTTCCCGTAGTCACAGAACTTGGTTGTGCAGTGCAGCACGCCCGGCGGTCTCTTCCCAAAGTAGGTGACCAGTTCAATCTTCTCCCTGGGCTCATCCCCAGAGACAActgtggggggagagggagggtggtCAGGGCGGGAGGGTAGGGGCATCGCAGCAGCTATCACCGAGAGCCTGGGAGAGCCAGAGGAAAAACATCCAACGTGGAGCTTAAATTTGCAATCCACTGTAATTGAGCAATCTGCCATTCATTTGTTGGTCAAATTAATAGCAACTCGAGTGCTATGAAAAGGTGTTTTAAGTTCCCTGCTTTTTGTTCCGCAAATTTTTACATCTCTTACCCAGACTTGAAAACTAAGGCACTTGTAACCCAGGGGAAGGCAGGATAAGCCAAGGGAATCTGAGCTTCAACAGAGCTACATATCTGAAAAAACAGGGAAGCAGGTCATGAAAAAggggctaaaaagaaaaaaaaaggaggggaactGTATGGTATAATGGAAGGAGCCAGAAAGAGCATAACATCCAGCCCACTTCCAAGCTGTTGGACCTGGGGCAAGTGGGTGACTCTCATCTGTCAATCAGATACAATAGGAGGTGACCACCCAGATAACTGTCAGGACCCATTTCACTCGGGgcccctggaaaaagaaacagCTGGTCACTGGAACAATAGGTAGCCTGCAGCCTCCTTGGGTGGATGAGAGGCTACCATGGGTCTTAGAAAATAATGGGTACAGGAAGGGTCTTAGGAGATAATGGGATAACCTTAAGGCTAGCTTCTCCATCACTAGGCTTTTCCTGTTAGCTCCCAGGGTTGAGTCCCTCTAAGGATGCAGCTCACCCTCCACACGGGAGGGAGACCCCCGCTCGGAGGGCAGGCCTTGTGTGTGGCCCACCACATTTCTCCTGCGTTGTCCCATGCAGAAGGACACCAgggggttttggttttttggcaatgccgtggggcatgtgggatcttagttctgagaccagggactgaacccatgccccctgcattggaaatgcaggatcttaaccactggatcgatCTCTAGTTAGTTGAGGATCccaatttttaatgataaatgcAGCTTCAAGAGGCAGTCACTCTACAGGGCAGAACCAGTGCTAACCAGGAGCCCTGCCTCGGGCACGTCTCTGTCACGCTACTCACAGGCACGGCTCACACCAGGTGGTGTAAGCATCCTGGTTTCCTGCTTTCCCAGCATTCGAATCTTAGGAGCTGAGAAAAGTCCTCGGAGAATGTATACAGGCACAACTCACCTCTGACAACCCAAAGAAACACAGGTGGGGATATTTCAAGTCTAAaattgaggggtggggaggaactAGGAATGCATTAAAGGAAGAAGAGATGATTAGTAGGTGGGTGACATGTCCTCCAGGTCACTGGAGGAGAAGAGCCACTAGGGGGGGCCTTCCCTATCCCAAATCTCTCCTCTCCGTGCAGCAAACAGCAGGAGGGCACTCTGGTCTGACCCAATAAGGGAAGGCTCCTCTAGAGGAGATAGAGTCTAGGGCTCTCACAATAGCTTTGGGCAAACCCCACATCCGTTCTGTGCATTTCCCATCTGCAAAAACGAGGCTGGACTCTAGGTTGTTCTCTGGAGCTGTGCAATACCACAGGAGGTGCGCTGGCTAGCTCAGGGCCTGGGAACTGTCCCCGCTGGCATTTACAATAGTTCTAGTAGTAAGTTTTCTGCAGCTTAGGACTCCACGGCATATTGTATTTTAGAAAACGGTTCTGCAGCTGAGTTTGAAAACACTGGACCAGACTCTCCCCTCCAGGGTTCTATGAAATGTTGATGTACTTCCTATTATGACAGTATGCAATGTGTTCTCCCCACCTCTAAGACAGGGTCGGTGGTCTAGCTCCCGGCTGGGAGAGGGCACCTGGGGAGACAGTGAGAGGGAAAGTCCCTGGCGAACACCTCTCCCATGTTCCATTGAGTGTGCACCGCCCCAGGAGACCTCTGCCAGTGCCAGGTGAGCCCCCCTGCATCCCCCAAGAGCTTGGAGAACAATGGGCCCAGCCAGCAAGAGGGCTCACGAATAAGGTTGAgtgccccacccacccaccctgccaCCTACAGTGTCGCAGCTCCTTCTTGAAGGCCTTGTGGTTGCCCAGCTCTTCCAGGAAGGTCTGGCCAGTTTTCCAGAGGGCCGCGGAACTCTTCTTGGTCAGGAACCAGCCGAAGTAAAGCGGCAGGAAGTCCTTCTCCAGCCCaggcttcagcttcttcagatcGTCTGCTGACAGCTGCCACTGGTTCTTCTCCTTGAGCTGGGCACAGTCCAGCCGCCAGGCCGTCTTGGGctccaccagcaccacctggtaCTGGTACTGGTCGGCCAGCTCAAAGAGCTGCTCCAGCCGCTCCCGCTCATGGTTGGTATCATCCAGCACCAGGACCCGGACATCCCGGCGGCAACAGGCAGCCAGGTCCTCATCCAGCTGCTTGTACTCCTCGGAGAAGGATGCCCTGACGCCAGGGGTGATCTTGTAGCTGTCGGCAGACACCATCTTGGTGCCATCCCGGTACCTGTCCACGATGACCCGGGCCAGCGTGGACTTGCCGCTCCCAGGCAGGCCTCGCAGGATGAAGAGCGTCTTGCACTCCTGCAGCGTGGCCACCGTCTCCTCATCCTGCAGGAAGGGAAACTGCAGCTCCGGCTTGTCCTTGGCCCCTGAGGATGACATTTTGCGGAAGAAGACCTTGGGCAGGAACGTCTGGCTCTTTCGGGAGAAGCCTCTACTCTGTGTGAGGAGGGGAAGACAGGCGTCAGCCAAGTCACGCAGGGCCACCCCGCCagcctctcttcttcctctcaggCCTGGCCCTATTGAGGAATCCCCCCACTCCAGGCACCCCCGGGGCCGTGGGCACCTTCCCAAGCCATGAGGTTCTAGATGGTCTCTCCTAGGTCCTTGGGACCTGAGGGCTTCTGGCTGTGCAGTATGGAGAGGGCTGTCTGGGCAGTCCCAAACTCTTAAGGAGAACCAGAGCCTCAAGGATCACCCGCTGCCACCACCTTGAAAGGAAAACTGCTGGGAAGTGCCTGCAGGGGAGGGCCTGAAGCCTGCGTTTCTAAAAGTGAAGTCTAACTTTATATTCCTGGCCTCTATTAAGGATGACCTCTTTGGAGGTGGGGGGCTCTATGTCTGTGTAAAACCACAGCTGCCCTGGCCCCTGAGCGCACCCGAGGAGGGTGGGAGTGGAGAAGGGTCAACCAAAGACCGCCTCCCTTCCCCCAACAATGCCAGTAACAGATAATACTCTCTTGTCTGGGATGGGGGGACAATGGCCCCACAGAAGGGCTGGTGGGGGGCTGGGCCGGAGAGCGCTGGACAAAGGGCTTCATTCAGCACAGcctgccacctcctcctctgccctgggCCCCCCACAAAGTCGTGGTCTTTGTGCCTGCCCCAGGACTGGGCGGTACAGGGCACCTGCGTCGGAGTCTGGCTCTTCGCACCCCTTGCTGTGTCTCAGCAGCACCTCTCTAAGCCGCTTGTTTTCCTGCTTGCGCAAAGCCACAGGCGGCAACACTTTTTACTGTAAAGCGCCTTTTCCTCTAAGCCGCGAGGCTCCACCTCCCGCCAGCACCCAGACAGCTCAGCAGGCGCACATTATCTCAGACGAGGCCCTGGGCAGGGAGTGGGTGCCGAATGCCCGCCCAGCGGCCCAGTGCCCGCTACCCCGGCCCACCCGCCACCCGGGTGTGCTCCGGGGGAGCTGCTTCTGAGCCCCGATTCCCTAATTCCCTTCTTTCTCCAGCGCCATCCCCACTCCCCATGCTCCCCGCGTCGCCCATACCTCAGCCAAGAAAGCCCCGACTCAACTCCGGAACCTCGAGTCCTCATTTGCATGCCacttcctccccccgcccccaagtCCCCCAATACTCTCGTTTTCCATTAGGGTCCCGACCCAGCCCTCCCGCTCACCATGATGAGGAGGGGTCGCCGCCGTCGCCGCCTTCGCAGCACTAGCTCTCCGGGGCCGCCCGCCTGCGCGGAGGGACACGGAGTCTAGCGGTGGCGCGAGGCCACGTAGGGCCGCCTTACATACCCCGGGGCGGAGCGcgggggcgggccgggggcggACTGGGCCGGCCCCCTCTGCGCAGGCTCTGCGAATCGAAACTCCAGGCTCACTTGGCCCTGGGAGGAAGCTGCGGAGCGCTGCGCCCCGCCCCCTGCTGGCGCGCCAGCCCCGGGCCAGCACCTGTTTGGAGGCGCCTGTGTAGGGGCGGGTATGGGAGCTGGGGAGCGGGGGTTTGGCCTCTTTTTCTTGCACCCCGGTAATGATGAACTCGGTAAAGAGGCAAGCAGGCACCCCCCCTCTCCCTGGCCCAGTGTAGAGATTAGATTTTAGGCAAGATTGTGCGAGTGCGaattctgtctttaaaattttgatattttactcATCATCAGgctgttgatttaaaaaatattcacaacctgaaagttgagagttatgttttattccgCGGGAATTTTTAGGATTTCAAGCCAGGGagatagcatctcaagtaaccctgagaaaactgctctgaggaggcgaGAGTAGGAGCTGCATTATATAGAAGTTTTCCAACAAAGGGCAGGTAATCTGAATGTggaaaagattattgttaaagaaaaccagatatcccaagttaaggaatttagagcttttctatgtatgggaagatgcaagagtgtGGGCTCACTGAACTCATTCCTTtaatatgcacctcagctatctggagcCTGTGTCCAGCGTTTTTCATATCCTGAGCTTCCTTTCCTCAGGGCTCAACCTTAGGGAGTGCTTTGATTTTTGCTAGATTGCAGGTAGTCTCCTTTCCATGCTCCCTtggggctcaccagctcaccttCCATGGTGGCTGCCATCGCTGATGACTGTGGCATCCTTGTCTACTGATGTGGCAGGAAATATTCAATTTCTCAgagtttgcaatttttttttgttgtttttgcaatattgcattaaaatactGTTTCTCTTGCTTACTGAGTTTTTTGACCCTATGTTCCTTAAAAGTTGCAGCTGAAATGCCTCACTTGCCTCTCCCTAGTCTGGCAGGCCCAAAGTCAGCCTCTGCCCCAGCCAAGCCCAACCCTCCCAGGAACTATGGAGCTGGAACTAGGATGGCAATGGCCAAGGGGTTAAATGGATAAAGCAGTGAAATTCTTAACTCCTTCTCTGGGGCAGCTGCTCAGCCGCCCCTCTATGAAACCACTGGAAGCTCAGGTGGGTTTTCGAGAGGTTCCTGTGTACCAGGGTTGTGC
This portion of the Bubalus bubalis isolate 160015118507 breed Murrah chromosome 3, NDDB_SH_1, whole genome shotgun sequence genome encodes:
- the LOC102392413 gene encoding 2',3'-cyclic-nucleotide 3'-phosphodiesterase, with translation MSRGFSRKSQTFLPKVFFRKMSSSGAKDKPELQFPFLQDEETVATLQECKTLFILRGLPGSGKSTLARVIVDRYRDGTKMVSADSYKITPGVRASFSEEYKQLDEDLAACCRRDVRVLVLDDTNHERERLEQLFELADQYQYQVVLVEPKTAWRLDCAQLKEKNQWQLSADDLKKLKPGLEKDFLPLYFGWFLTKKSSAALWKTGQTFLEELGNHKAFKKELRHFVSGDEPREKIELVTYFGKRPPGVLHCTTKFCDYGKAAGAEEYAQQDVVKKSYCKAFTLTISALFVTPKTTGARVELSEQELALWPNDVDKLSPSDNLPRGSRAHITLGCAGDVEAVQTGIDLLEIVRQEKGGSRGEEVGELSRGKLYSLGSGRWMLNLAKKMEVRAIFTGYYGKGKAVPIRSGRKGGSFQSCTII